Proteins encoded by one window of Vespula pensylvanica isolate Volc-1 chromosome 6, ASM1446617v1, whole genome shotgun sequence:
- the LOC122630005 gene encoding zinc finger protein 184-like, whose product MADNFFRPWTINEKTRNVAENNTEEEDCDSIISLPLEDNNIRSPYEGSDERRSNESLSSPINVENVGEEQSLDSVPRNSYEASSKDNAHLSTDQCPNDINTGMKNLPSTSNANFLAYCQFDYLHNINLYQPSEMFTIQNMNGTCWPSSSFLNINAFTNACRTAIPPPIHHYTPPTYTTSVEKAAELVNLQDVAAKQMKKLRPKKFRCEYCDVAFSNNGQLKGHIRIHTGERPYKCDSEGCGKSFTRNEELTRHKRIHTGLRPHICMLCAKRFGRKDHLKKHTRTHENRDPYHVSASSLDIFSSGIAFPSYLYPK is encoded by the exons ATGGCTGACAATTTTTTCCGTCCTTGGACGATAAACGAGAAGACGAGGAACGTTGCGGAGAACAATACGGAGGAAGAAGACTGCGATAGTATTATATCACTACCGCTAGAAGATAACAATATTCGATCTCCGTATGAAGGTAGCGATGAAAGGAGGAGTAACGAATCGTTGTCTTCTCCTATAAATGTAGAAAATGTCGGTGAAGAACAAAGTTTGGATTCTGTACCGAGAAATTCTTACGAGGCGTCGTCCAAGGATAACGCACATCTTTCTACGGATCAATGTCCAAATGATATTAATACCGGCATGAAGAATTTGCCTTCTACCAGTAACGCAAATTTCTTAGCTTATTGTCAGTTtgattatttacataatattaatttgtatcaGCCATCAGAAATGTTTACGATACAGAACATGAATGGTACATGTTGGCCATCATCGAGCTTTCTCAATATTAATGCATTCACCAATGCATGTCGTACCGCTATACCACCGCCGATTCATCATTATACACCACCAACTTATACCACATCCGTTGAAAAAGCTGCTGAGTTGGTAAATTTACAAGACGTTGCTGCTAAGCAAATGAAAAAGCTTCGTCCGAAAAAATTTCGCTGCGAGTACTGCGACGTGGCGTTCAGTAACAATGGCCAACTCAAAGGACACATTAGAATACATACAG GCGAAAGACCATATAAATGTGATTCAGAGGGATGCGGCAAAAGTTTTACACGGAATGAGGAATTAACTCGGCATAAGAGAATCCATACTGGGTTAAGACCTCATATCTGTATGCTTTGTGCAAAACGTTTTGGTAGAAAGGATCATTTAAAAAAGCACACGAGGACGCATGAAAATCGTGACCCATATCACGTCTCTGCATCctctttagatattttttcatctgGAATCGCTTTTCCGTCGTATCTCTatccaaaataa